In Stieleria varia, one genomic interval encodes:
- a CDS encoding ISKra4 family transposase, whose translation MSVEHSSDIDNPTSSSFPQSPEQIAEKLQQCGDTIREHVVNASKCGQSFDETERAVWNLVLKTGFLAMELFTKLQGKGDLGDQAVSESGKTLRRSEKPTDTVVRSIFGEHAFQQYTYSPGKNKRIELHPISARMQLPEHRWSYLLQEFSQMFCVESAFNQAADNLELVFGAKFSIDTLEQTSQRMGVQADAFLDDLPTPKKKDEAELLVASADCKGVPLIKDDAAKVAAFETAKKRPGNRRMATVTSAYTVDPYVRTAEQIVAALFRDDKEPGTQSRKSKKKRPRPKHKHTSAHFPATFVDDDTEVPISGIHEGIAWLADQVSVRRKKLQVIILLMDGQQSLWEVAQLHLGDDPLVVPILDIIHVATYVWEASSLFEKSSEKRAAFTRERLLKILRGEVNGVIRGLRRMGSLGKLKGDKLKDLRRICGYFEKHKDRMRYDEYLAAGYPIASGVIEGACGHLVKDRMERSGMRWTLEAARSMLNVRAVFQSDYWDKFCKQRVTELSESTHPNRNMVCHYTPLTMAC comes from the coding sequence ATGAGCGTCGAACATTCAAGCGATATTGACAACCCCACTTCGTCTTCTTTTCCGCAGTCGCCCGAGCAAATCGCCGAGAAACTGCAGCAGTGCGGCGACACCATCCGAGAACACGTCGTCAATGCTTCTAAATGCGGCCAGTCTTTCGATGAAACAGAGCGTGCCGTGTGGAATCTTGTCTTGAAAACCGGCTTTCTGGCGATGGAGCTCTTCACCAAACTCCAAGGCAAGGGGGACCTTGGTGATCAAGCGGTCAGCGAATCAGGCAAAACACTGCGACGCAGCGAGAAACCGACCGACACGGTGGTTCGGTCGATTTTCGGTGAACACGCCTTTCAACAGTACACCTACAGCCCGGGAAAGAACAAGAGAATCGAACTGCATCCGATCAGCGCCCGCATGCAACTGCCGGAGCACCGCTGGTCGTACCTGCTCCAAGAGTTCTCCCAAATGTTCTGCGTCGAATCCGCATTCAACCAGGCCGCTGATAATCTCGAACTCGTTTTCGGAGCGAAATTCTCGATCGACACGCTCGAACAGACCAGCCAGAGAATGGGGGTCCAGGCCGATGCCTTTCTGGACGACTTGCCCACGCCCAAAAAGAAGGATGAAGCCGAGCTTCTCGTCGCTTCGGCCGACTGCAAGGGCGTTCCCTTGATCAAAGACGATGCCGCCAAAGTTGCTGCTTTTGAGACAGCAAAGAAACGGCCCGGAAACCGTCGCATGGCAACGGTCACGAGTGCTTACACCGTCGATCCCTATGTTCGCACAGCCGAGCAAATTGTCGCTGCCTTGTTCCGTGATGACAAAGAACCCGGCACGCAATCACGCAAGAGCAAAAAGAAACGACCGCGGCCAAAGCACAAGCACACATCGGCTCACTTTCCCGCGACCTTCGTGGACGACGATACGGAGGTTCCCATCAGCGGTATCCACGAGGGGATCGCATGGCTCGCAGATCAAGTCAGTGTCCGCCGAAAGAAACTCCAAGTGATCATTCTGTTAATGGACGGTCAGCAGAGCCTCTGGGAAGTCGCGCAGTTACACTTAGGCGACGATCCATTAGTGGTGCCAATCTTGGACATCATTCACGTAGCGACTTACGTGTGGGAGGCTTCGTCATTGTTCGAGAAATCCAGCGAAAAGCGAGCAGCGTTTACGCGGGAGCGATTGCTGAAAATCCTGCGTGGTGAGGTCAACGGGGTGATCCGAGGGCTACGTCGAATGGGTTCGCTTGGGAAACTCAAGGGCGATAAACTCAAAGACCTTCGACGCATCTGTGGTTACTTCGAGAAACACAAGGATCGGATGCGTTACGACGAATATCTTGCTGCAGGCTACCCGATTGCCTCGGGTGTGATCGAAGGCGCGTGCGGGCACTTGGTAAAGGACCGCATGGAACGAAGCGGGATGCGTTGGACGCTGGAAGCTGCACGGAGCATGCTCAACGTGCGGGCGGTATTTCAGAGTGACTACTGGGATAAATTCTGCAAACAGCGAGTCACGGAGTTGAGCGAGAGCACCCATCCAAACCGTAACATGGTCTGCCACTACACTCCGCTTACCATGGCATGTTAA
- a CDS encoding helix-turn-helix domain-containing protein: protein MSVIAVALNDSTTRRFSAIEGIFDYAQLAPDWDVHVLTGAPEQWLHGLRETAVDGILTCLECAGFASAASLPGCFRPVVNLGSLHPQYPSLGVDPESVADLALGQLHASSIKRLALVTSHPEDALSRTLARKAVGLGMPFDVVPIELVPDHVYGISQGSIDALADWMGVSESLGIVASCERVAILVKRIADRLGINIPNQVSLVSARDSLDCGLPTHRISAVVEPTKELGFRAARLLHRILRGQSEPTTAILLPADGVVPRDTTAARNPDPAVAMAMRYIEKNAIRGITVSDVLSTQKASRVTFERHFREVLGCSPGEMIREVRLRHAMRLLLTTSDSISEVGQACGFDSISSFSSFFKNCQGISPRHFRLRQGGTQRA, encoded by the coding sequence ATGTCTGTGATCGCAGTTGCATTGAACGACTCGACGACCCGTCGTTTTTCGGCGATCGAGGGGATTTTTGACTACGCCCAATTGGCGCCCGACTGGGACGTTCATGTGCTGACCGGTGCGCCGGAGCAATGGCTGCACGGCCTCCGCGAGACCGCAGTGGACGGCATTTTGACATGTCTGGAATGTGCGGGATTCGCTTCAGCCGCATCGCTACCAGGTTGTTTTCGGCCGGTCGTCAATCTGGGATCACTTCACCCTCAGTACCCGAGCTTGGGGGTAGATCCAGAGAGCGTCGCAGACCTGGCCCTGGGCCAACTGCACGCCTCCTCGATCAAACGACTCGCGTTGGTCACAAGCCATCCTGAGGATGCCCTTTCACGAACACTAGCGAGAAAGGCTGTTGGTTTGGGGATGCCGTTTGACGTCGTTCCGATTGAGCTCGTCCCAGATCATGTCTATGGCATCTCACAGGGCTCGATTGATGCGTTGGCTGATTGGATGGGCGTCTCTGAGTCGCTGGGAATCGTCGCCTCGTGTGAGCGCGTGGCGATCTTGGTGAAGCGAATCGCCGACCGACTCGGAATCAACATTCCTAATCAGGTTTCGCTTGTTTCGGCGCGAGACTCGCTTGATTGTGGACTACCGACGCATCGTATTTCGGCCGTCGTTGAACCGACAAAGGAGTTGGGTTTCCGAGCGGCGCGGCTGTTGCATCGAATCTTGCGAGGGCAGTCAGAACCGACGACCGCCATCCTGTTGCCCGCAGATGGCGTTGTGCCAAGAGACACAACTGCTGCGCGAAATCCCGACCCTGCTGTTGCGATGGCAATGCGGTACATCGAGAAAAACGCGATTCGTGGCATCACCGTGTCAGACGTGCTGTCGACCCAAAAGGCATCACGCGTGACCTTTGAGCGACACTTCCGAGAGGTCCTGGGTTGTTCGCCGGGAGAGATGATTCGCGAGGTACGACTTCGTCACGCCATGCGTCTGTTGCTCACGACGTCCGACTCCATATCGGAGGTTGGGCAAGCGTGTGGGTTTGACTCCATCTCAAGCTTTTCGAGTTTCTTCAAGAATTGCCAGGGAATCAGTCCTCGTCATTTCCGGCTCAGGCAAGGCGGCACGCAGCGTGCATGA
- a CDS encoding ECF-type sigma factor, translating to MNSDEEISMLIERIKSGRDDEASAALWENYFERLKAVAKRNLGGVSTRSSDEEDVALSAMHSFFRRAEGGGFEELSNRNELWSLLLTIVIRKAQAQRRRANAQKRGHDAVRGESVFNNIAGKAGAGLSGVAGDAGLASLLLEGTERLHQLDDPTLQRIAVLKLEGYTINEIADRLRLARSTVKRKIGLIKERWLESDE from the coding sequence TTGAATTCCGACGAAGAAATCAGCATGCTGATCGAGAGGATCAAATCGGGACGTGATGATGAAGCCAGTGCGGCGCTGTGGGAGAACTACTTTGAGCGACTCAAGGCGGTCGCAAAACGCAATCTCGGTGGCGTATCGACCCGTTCCTCGGACGAGGAAGACGTGGCGCTCAGCGCCATGCATAGTTTTTTTCGTCGAGCCGAAGGCGGAGGATTTGAAGAGCTCAGCAATCGAAACGAGCTTTGGAGTCTGTTGCTGACCATCGTCATTCGAAAAGCTCAAGCTCAGCGTCGTCGCGCAAACGCCCAGAAACGCGGACACGACGCTGTGCGAGGTGAATCGGTCTTCAACAATATTGCGGGAAAGGCGGGCGCAGGGCTTTCAGGAGTTGCCGGCGACGCGGGCTTGGCAAGCCTGCTCCTCGAAGGAACCGAAAGACTCCACCAATTGGACGATCCAACCCTACAGAGAATCGCCGTGCTCAAGCTTGAAGGTTACACGATCAACGAGATTGCTGACCGACTAAGACTCGCTCGCAGCACAGTGAAACGGAAAATCGGGCTTATCAAGGAAAGATGGCTAGAATCTGACGAATAA
- a CDS encoding serine/threonine-protein kinase, with amino-acid sequence MSVRQQIDEICDRFEAVWQQGDEPVIGEFVAQIDPAHRVELQNALLEVDEEYRSRLANARAEVQKTHIGSEREVKSQCEIDTVETDETLASANHERVETSDGKQWPDCDLDFLRPAELPDELGRLGNYRILEILGAGGMGIVFRAEDTRLERMVAVKVMKPSIAASRVAKERFLREAKATAAIEHDNIVSIYQVGEDNGLPFIAMRYLRGCSLQQMLQKSERADDSEIARIGSQIAAGLSAAHQQGLIHRDIKPDNIWIEDSTNRIKILDFGLARTHEENAGLTQSGMVVGTPKFMSPEQAKGEPVDQRCDLFSLGAVLYQLASGKPPFEGGNLTATLIAVSEAKFRPIDEVCPDLDPALSGVIGRLLKKNPDDRYLSASDVDHELAGIATRLQEKREQLKRQFQHAETKEIPRPVSMTSPALAKQSSSGLLTPVLVLISSLVVLLGALWAMGALGIFKVETKNGTLVVKVSNEDFETISQGKTVKLRHVETGANYTITLDAEPKTEPLRPGDYEFVVTNDEGFRAEMKRFEIVTGERKEVEVWWEPKNPSTTSANDDEAVGQIRGDRDYFTALREIGAHILLQAIDDDPILTPQVLSASTQLGSLDYVIDQPEKLGTAPVLMKHPSIFLTFRGPSFSDNEAARLSEILLQRPIDYQRCLVRFYSTGVTNKGIAALRGLKLWSFEIHETALDKTSVEIISSFEPTSALVVSSASIDDQDLSLLVKNAKCPWFHVQGNKFTRQGLQCLRATSFTVLNLGDNNLIDTDLGFLPTMESLEALYLNKNPITDAICEVLGSCPKLTYLVLNETDVTQKGIERLHKSLPQCHILWDGGEVEAEGTSKEDPAKTQEIPITDQEYFTKILQLGGEVGFYAEGDIVSPDVAAASEMHSGGYFVLKAPDALAKRSHLVTWPLVFLSFNGNEFTDEKLASLAGLLRQRRSEWPLCNLRLTSTAITSGGIAVLEGIKFKNFEIDQTNLNADGLRIVQSTNPEESLVLYEVGLDDVQLGMLLEHHNWFSLGIPKNKITGDGLSQLVGAGITRLNLRGNMLSDEDMGFVKDMPELNVLLLADTSIGDQTLDLIKEHRQLIQLDLARTNVTEERVQQLHREIPQCQIVWDGGVLEPVLADRE; translated from the coding sequence ATGTCCGTCCGACAACAAATCGATGAAATCTGCGATCGCTTTGAAGCGGTATGGCAGCAGGGTGACGAACCAGTGATCGGCGAGTTTGTCGCGCAAATTGACCCTGCGCACCGCGTCGAATTGCAGAACGCCTTGCTCGAGGTCGACGAAGAATATCGAAGCAGATTGGCGAACGCACGAGCTGAGGTGCAAAAGACGCATATTGGTTCTGAACGCGAAGTGAAGTCTCAATGCGAAATCGACACGGTCGAAACGGATGAGACCCTTGCATCGGCAAACCACGAGCGAGTTGAAACGTCAGACGGCAAGCAGTGGCCAGACTGCGACCTGGACTTTCTACGCCCAGCCGAGTTGCCAGACGAGCTGGGTCGACTGGGCAATTATCGTATTTTGGAAATCCTAGGTGCTGGTGGCATGGGCATCGTCTTTCGTGCCGAAGACACGAGGCTTGAACGAATGGTTGCAGTCAAGGTGATGAAGCCCTCCATTGCCGCCAGTCGTGTGGCCAAAGAACGATTCTTGCGAGAAGCCAAAGCAACCGCAGCCATCGAACATGACAACATTGTTTCCATTTACCAAGTGGGCGAAGACAACGGTTTGCCATTCATTGCAATGCGCTACTTGCGAGGTTGCTCGCTGCAGCAAATGCTGCAAAAGAGCGAGCGAGCAGACGATTCCGAGATCGCAAGGATCGGCAGCCAGATCGCAGCGGGACTTTCGGCAGCTCATCAGCAAGGCTTGATTCATCGCGACATTAAACCTGACAATATCTGGATCGAAGATTCGACCAACCGAATCAAAATCCTTGACTTTGGTTTGGCGAGAACTCACGAAGAAAACGCGGGGCTGACCCAAAGCGGTATGGTCGTGGGAACGCCGAAGTTCATGTCGCCAGAACAGGCCAAAGGGGAGCCAGTCGACCAACGTTGCGATTTGTTCTCTTTGGGGGCGGTTCTCTATCAACTTGCAAGTGGCAAGCCGCCATTCGAAGGCGGCAATCTGACCGCGACGCTGATCGCGGTTTCGGAAGCCAAGTTCCGACCGATTGACGAAGTCTGTCCCGATCTCGATCCTGCGCTATCGGGTGTGATCGGTCGACTACTTAAAAAGAATCCTGACGATCGTTACTTGTCTGCCTCAGACGTCGACCACGAACTAGCTGGTATCGCAACGAGACTCCAAGAGAAACGTGAGCAACTGAAGCGACAGTTTCAGCATGCGGAGACCAAGGAGATACCTCGCCCAGTCTCGATGACGTCACCCGCGTTAGCAAAGCAGAGCTCCTCTGGATTGCTCACTCCCGTGCTGGTGTTGATCAGTTCGTTGGTGGTCCTGTTGGGCGCACTTTGGGCAATGGGTGCACTCGGGATTTTTAAAGTAGAGACCAAGAACGGAACGCTGGTGGTGAAGGTCAGCAACGAAGACTTTGAAACAATATCCCAGGGAAAGACCGTCAAGCTCCGTCATGTTGAAACGGGAGCCAACTACACGATCACATTGGACGCGGAGCCAAAGACGGAGCCTCTACGCCCGGGCGACTACGAGTTTGTGGTCACAAACGATGAGGGATTTCGTGCAGAGATGAAGCGATTCGAAATTGTCACTGGTGAGAGAAAGGAAGTCGAGGTTTGGTGGGAGCCAAAGAATCCAAGTACTACGTCCGCGAATGATGACGAAGCGGTTGGACAGATTCGCGGGGATCGTGACTACTTTACTGCGCTCCGTGAGATCGGTGCGCATATCCTGTTGCAAGCCATTGATGATGACCCCATTCTTACGCCACAGGTTCTCTCTGCATCCACGCAGTTGGGCTCTTTGGACTATGTCATTGATCAGCCAGAGAAACTTGGTACTGCTCCCGTCCTCATGAAACATCCGAGCATTTTTCTGACGTTTCGAGGTCCATCCTTTTCTGACAACGAAGCGGCGCGACTGAGCGAAATATTGCTTCAGCGACCGATCGACTATCAACGCTGCTTGGTCAGGTTCTACTCCACTGGCGTGACGAACAAGGGAATCGCTGCCCTGCGCGGACTGAAGTTGTGGAGTTTTGAGATCCACGAAACCGCGCTCGACAAAACAAGTGTCGAAATCATCTCGTCGTTTGAACCAACCAGTGCACTGGTCGTGAGTTCAGCAAGCATCGATGACCAAGATTTGTCGCTTCTTGTTAAAAATGCAAAATGTCCTTGGTTTCATGTGCAGGGCAACAAGTTCACTCGTCAAGGACTGCAGTGTTTGAGGGCGACTTCATTCACCGTCCTCAATCTTGGTGACAACAATCTGATCGATACCGATCTGGGTTTCCTGCCCACAATGGAGTCGCTTGAGGCATTGTATCTGAACAAGAATCCGATAACCGATGCAATCTGTGAAGTCCTCGGTTCCTGCCCGAAACTGACCTACCTCGTACTGAACGAAACCGACGTCACGCAAAAAGGCATCGAACGTTTGCATAAAAGTTTGCCGCAATGTCATATTCTGTGGGACGGCGGCGAAGTTGAAGCGGAAGGAACGTCGAAGGAAGATCCCGCAAAGACCCAAGAAATTCCGATCACAGACCAAGAATACTTTACGAAGATCCTGCAACTCGGCGGCGAAGTTGGGTTCTATGCCGAAGGCGATATCGTATCACCGGACGTCGCGGCGGCATCGGAGATGCATTCAGGAGGTTATTTCGTTTTGAAGGCTCCAGACGCATTGGCGAAACGCTCACACCTTGTGACATGGCCGCTGGTATTCCTCTCATTCAATGGAAATGAGTTCACAGACGAAAAACTCGCGTCACTCGCCGGACTTTTACGACAACGCCGGAGTGAATGGCCCCTTTGTAATCTTCGCCTGACCTCAACCGCGATTACATCCGGAGGCATAGCTGTCTTAGAAGGGATTAAATTCAAAAACTTTGAGATTGACCAAACGAATTTGAATGCCGATGGCTTGCGGATCGTGCAGTCAACCAATCCAGAGGAGTCGCTTGTTTTGTACGAGGTCGGATTGGATGACGTTCAACTTGGAATGTTGCTGGAGCATCACAATTGGTTCTCTTTGGGCATTCCGAAAAACAAAATCACAGGCGACGGACTTAGCCAACTCGTCGGTGCGGGGATCACACGTCTCAATCTGCGAGGGAACATGCTCAGCGACGAGGACATGGGATTTGTTAAGGACATGCCTGAACTCAATGTGTTGCTCTTGGCCGACACGTCGATCGGTGATCAAACACTCGATCTTATCAAGGAGCATCGCCAACTGATCCAGCTCGATTTGGCACGAACAAACGTGACCGAGGAACGCGTGCAACAGCTTCATCGAGAGATTCCGCAGTGTCAGATCGTCTGGGACGGTGGAGTCCTTGAGCCCGTGCTTGCCGACCGCGAGTGA
- a CDS encoding protein kinase domain-containing protein: protein MTADRLTIAQRRKLHQLCWEFEDAWRAGSARLEDWLEKSSVDHDATLQELLATEIELRQSCLTLADTLTKSSDPTISTSTDDVSIDEYLTRFPQHAAVVRAAFASASQTSQSDASPFAKLDDDGRYEFIHEIARGGAGAVWRVFDRHLQRESAIKVLLTQQNSNEMRRRLENEARLCGRLQHPGIVPVHELEWFDNGQPFVSMRLIEGHTLAELLSAKTIDRQAALRYFQLVCEAVAYAHQKGIIHRDLKPSNVMVGAFGEVQVMDWGLAKEIGSGEQDEIRFANEHAVKQLARNTIDPNTTATGTVLGTPAYMSPEQARGQTEKLDYRCDVFSLGAILCKILTGSSPYAPDSDDTPLLQSAGTAKLDSAYTRLRAVDADPRLIQIALECLALEPGDRPANAGQIVARLRTLEQGRGFSKRIVFATTALCLLIGLPLLIAGAAAIGKRDPDPLIQPTTPVPAASTDLRSMWQTADSLLIDNKFDDALPIYQQILVAEPDSARANYFLSHCMFETARFVEAADLLSRAEHLTEGDPPLDVVHRHKDKYKQLAEIQRNFPGSIVVREECPAAESLVLADFCNRVGLIEPAIAHYRHAFSRRGELPEETLYESRYQSVIFFACRHLSRPEVSEEQRQLLCEFSLEMLDRHMDDALRLKREGISKPVAWKYLVGLLVDDSTLEPLRKALQDPSIDASIRQSLEAIFHEATIAFKDEN, encoded by the coding sequence GACCAAGTCGAGTGACCCAACGATTTCGACGTCAACAGATGACGTATCCATTGATGAGTATTTGACGCGTTTTCCCCAGCATGCTGCGGTTGTCAGGGCGGCCTTTGCCAGTGCCTCACAAACGAGCCAGAGTGATGCGTCGCCGTTTGCAAAGTTGGACGATGACGGTCGTTACGAGTTCATACACGAGATCGCCCGTGGAGGAGCGGGGGCCGTTTGGCGTGTCTTCGATCGCCACTTGCAGAGAGAGTCCGCGATCAAGGTTCTGCTGACTCAACAGAACTCGAACGAGATGCGACGACGGCTAGAGAACGAGGCCCGGCTCTGTGGCCGCTTGCAGCACCCGGGCATCGTTCCGGTTCATGAATTGGAATGGTTTGATAATGGGCAGCCATTCGTCAGCATGCGACTGATCGAAGGACACACGCTGGCCGAGCTACTCTCGGCAAAGACCATCGATCGGCAAGCTGCACTGCGATACTTTCAGTTGGTCTGTGAGGCCGTTGCTTACGCACACCAGAAAGGCATCATCCACCGCGATCTGAAGCCGAGCAATGTCATGGTCGGCGCGTTCGGCGAAGTCCAAGTCATGGACTGGGGATTGGCCAAAGAGATAGGCTCTGGTGAACAAGACGAAATCCGTTTTGCCAACGAGCATGCGGTCAAGCAGCTTGCTCGCAATACGATTGACCCAAATACAACGGCGACTGGCACCGTCCTTGGAACACCAGCCTACATGTCACCGGAACAAGCTCGCGGCCAGACCGAGAAACTTGATTATCGCTGCGACGTATTCTCGCTCGGTGCCATCCTTTGCAAAATCCTGACGGGATCATCGCCGTATGCACCAGACTCGGATGACACTCCGTTGCTACAGAGTGCGGGTACCGCGAAGCTGGACTCCGCTTACACTCGACTGCGTGCGGTGGACGCCGATCCGCGTCTCATTCAGATTGCATTGGAATGTTTGGCGTTGGAACCTGGCGATCGTCCTGCCAATGCCGGTCAGATCGTCGCTCGGCTCAGAACACTGGAGCAGGGCCGTGGATTTTCTAAACGCATTGTATTCGCAACGACCGCACTGTGCCTGCTGATCGGCCTGCCCCTACTGATCGCTGGTGCAGCTGCGATCGGCAAGCGTGATCCCGATCCGCTGATCCAGCCGACGACGCCCGTGCCCGCAGCCTCCACTGACTTGCGCTCGATGTGGCAAACCGCTGATAGCCTGTTGATCGATAACAAATTTGATGATGCATTACCCATTTATCAACAAATCCTCGTCGCTGAACCAGATTCTGCGCGGGCGAATTACTTTCTGTCGCACTGCATGTTTGAAACGGCGAGGTTCGTCGAAGCGGCTGACCTTCTTTCGCGGGCGGAACACTTGACTGAAGGCGATCCCCCCTTGGATGTCGTCCATCGCCATAAAGACAAGTACAAACAGCTTGCGGAGATTCAACGAAACTTTCCCGGCAGCATCGTCGTTCGTGAGGAGTGCCCTGCGGCGGAGTCCTTGGTACTAGCTGATTTCTGCAATCGGGTCGGACTGATTGAACCGGCGATCGCTCACTATCGGCACGCGTTTTCGCGACGAGGCGAACTACCTGAAGAAACACTCTATGAATCTCGATATCAATCCGTGATCTTCTTCGCCTGTCGGCATCTTTCGCGTCCCGAAGTCAGCGAGGAACAACGCCAACTCCTCTGCGAATTTTCGCTCGAAATGCTAGATCGCCATATGGATGATGCATTACGCTTGAAACGTGAGGGGATCTCTAAGCCGGTCGCGTGGAAATACCTGGTCGGCTTGCTCGTCGATGATTCCACCCTGGAGCCTCTGCGAAAGGCTTTGCAGGACCCCTCCATTGATGCGTCAATTCGTCAATCACTCGAAGCGATTTTTCATGAAGCGACGATCGCGTTCAAAGACGAAAACTGA